DNA from Lineus longissimus chromosome 7, tnLinLong1.2, whole genome shotgun sequence:
gtcatcgagtcgaataccacaagccgctGACTGTACGGTCGATGAGTTCAATTGCAAAAAGGTACGAAGACGTGTCTAAAATACAAACatagttttatttttgattgaaaGACGACGTCagtttttgtgacaaatatggGTTTGAGGCCCTTGTGATTCACAATACAAATGAGCTTGCAAAGAAAGCAAAAATACTCAAGGTGAATTATACAAATGCATTTTAGATTTGAACCGACTATCATAATGTTCATGGTGCGAAATCTCAGGGATGGTAACACTCAACAACATTCAACTGTGACACTGTCTCTCAGAGTGACGGCACACAGTTGTTTCAATTATATGGCGACACTAAAACTCAGTTTCATCACTGACCTAGAGATGGCTTGTCGATTCGCATATTCGTAGCAAATATGCGGGAGAGGTACATGTGTTTACACCAAAATGTTGTGTTGCTACTTAAAATCAATCACTAGTAACCCCTAATAGGTGGATATCGGATATGAGTTTATGGTAGTGTCTTGCTGTTACTCCGCGTGTATCATGAAAGTACTAGGCAATTAATGCAATGTATGAACATATCTTAGTCCGTGGCATTGGTCGTGACAGTGTGAGGATTTCGTCTCCTCATTCTTTTTATCTTGATACCAACAGAGAACAGATTCCATTCTGGAATGTTAATTGTCTACACTTAAGTATCGTACTAATGTCTTAAAGTAATCGCTTTTCCGTAAAAAATAACACAAGCCCACATATTCAGCGGCATATATCCTCCAAACTGCACTCTCAACACCCATGGCACCCTTTATGACAACACAGAAGATGAACTAATAATGAGTATACTTGTGACTTGCGTGCGTGAAAAAAACAACGTGTGTCGGGTGCGTGATATAAATCATTTCAGCTAGCATTattcaagggacaactttggcattcGATGTCTGTTGGTTTTCATAAAAATGGCTTCAAGCAGCACCGTGACGTCTCCGAACGGGATAGTTGAAAAATCACTAAACGGCAAAGAACAATGACCAAAGACCGGCCTGAAagtcacaagccatgtccaaaactgccacGCAATGCTCGTGAAAAGCATTGTTGATACTCGAGATCAGCGTTGGCGTGATACTCCACATGGTGGCGCATGGTTGCAAGCAGCGTCaatatcctcctggccaggtaaatatCACGCCCAAGTTGTGCCTTTAAGAATTCCTTATGAATGTTCATAACTATTTCTAGCTGCCGTTATATGTTGCTGGTGAGTGCTACTGCTCGGAGATAAAGAGGCGTTGTATCATAAAAATTTAAATTCGACTGCTGCGCGTTTCCTGCTGTTCTCCTCCGTTTTCACAAGACGGTTCCATATTATCCGAATACTGTTAACATTCGGCGCATGACCGAACACCAGCGTTGCATGTTTACCAAAACGAGGCAGGAACGCTTTCGGATTCAAAACATACACGCTGTTAAATTTTTGATGCTTAATCCCTAGTCGTTTTGCTAGTAATCCAGTTATGTACAGATCATCAATCCAAAAGAAGGGTTCTTCAAATGTTGCCCGATACATAGCGGAAATGACGTCAGAAGACTGCACGTAGGCAGCGCCTGCGCAGTAGCTCGGATACCGGTTATGGCGGTATTCCGATTCAGAAACATACCACTTGCTATTCTTTGTACGTATCACTTTCATGTTGTCCCATCCGTTGCATAGTAATAAACCCTGGGTCCCTATCCCGTGACGTTGCATACTTTTTAAGTGACGTATTAAAGCAAACATGTTTACCAATACGTCATCGTCCGACTTCAAAACGAAAGCGGCGTGTGAGCAATACTTCGAGACCCATCCTAGGGCCATGACAGCTTTGTAGGTTAAATTCCTGTACGTATCTAAAAAATCTCCCTGGACAATATCACGGTAGCGTTCACTTTCTAAACTGACTAGATCCTGCGTTGATTTGTCCGAAGTCTTTCCTAACATGAAAACGAGGCGGACAGAAGTATTTGGGTAGTTTTGTGGATTTCCCCAAGTGTCCCGGATGAGCATGCGTTTCTTATGATGGAGCGGAGCAGTATGGACGTAAACTAAAAGAAACACTGAGCCATTACATATCCCAGGCTCATCCAGCTTGACGCCATATTGTTTCATTGTCATGGGTTTCGCTACGGGAGGCCCAGTTTCCGCTTCCACGTGCTGTTGTGGTTGCTGCTGCTGTGGAGCGATGTATCTTTTATTGCTAATTCTCCTATTATCAACTAGGAATACTCGATGAGGTGCCATTGGCGCCGGAACAAATAACGCACTTTCGTCCGTATAGTCATCTAAGATGTACTCCCCATTGCTTGTCATTCGTGGTCTTGGGGGCAGGGTAATAAATACCCAAAATAACAGCGCTGGGATGATCATGATGCACCCACAGCGCACAAGGCAGCCTCGACGTGGAAAACAACTACACATCCTTCCTGTGTTTATCATCTAGTTTCCTCGGGATTTCCAAACATGATTCACAGTGTGAATGCTGATAATTTCAATCCGGTCCTCGTGTCCGTTACCCTAGTGCTTATATTGACGAGTTGTTTCCTGTCTTGTTGCCATATATTTGGTCTGAAAGTATACGAAACGAACCATGATTACAACATACCAAAACCAAGACAATACAAATCACGCAATAATCATGGGTTACATATGATCAATACACCCGGTACAATGCATTGCCTTCTCTACCCTGTTCACAACTGCAGTAGATGTATTTGTGTTGCTTTTCTCGAAACATTCTGAAAGAAGAGAAGATGTGTATCTGAGTCAGGCTTTGATGTACCTCCCCCATTTGCATTTGTCAGGCAATTGCTTTATCACGGCGTTTCCTGGCCTCGTCTCTACCTCCTCGCATTTGAGAGCTCAGATCAGAAAAGGCTAATATGCTGTTTCCATTCACTGCTATCATAAATTGTTGGCCTCAACTTGATTGGAATTTAAGAATGATAATGAGTTCTTATAGCGCTTTTCCAGGCTTCCTTCCCTACTTAAAGCACTTTTGGGTTACCATATACCGCGGCCTCCATAGAAATCAATCTGGGCTTTCAAGGAGGGCCAAAGGCGCTCACTTCAACTGACCAGTCGGGGATTCGGCCCGGTAgccgaacccacgacctcttgatcatgaaacCGACGATCCTTCTCTCATGGCAGGACTTTTCAGTACAATGTATTTGGAATTCAAAGTCGGTCGTTTAAGGTTTATTCATCGCAATTTAAATGTCGCTTTATCCTCACTGAGAAGGCAATCATCCCTCTACGTGAATAATTGGTCGTCACCTCGACAGAACCACCTGCGGGGATGTATAAAAGTGAAGCTATGAAGAATCGGGAGATAAAGACAGACAGTCTCCGCTCGTAAATCATTTTGGTGATTGACCAAATACGCCAAGTTAAAGTACTATGCGAAGTACTTCAAGTACGATGGGCTCTGTAAAGAAAGATAACAAGAGACAATATCATTGAGACCTGTTTCGTTGGTTTGGAGAAAGTGTTTTCCAACTACAAATGATGTAAAAAAAAGCCTTTCCGCTGCATCAATTATGGATATGTGGCGATTTAAGCAAATTTGTTGTGCTCTAATGCTCATATTGACCAAAGTAGTATTAAGCAAGGAGTGATCCATTAAGTCCTACCTTTAGCTCTTGTCCTTTCTCGGCCAATTGGACCTCACCTCACATTTGGACCTCACCATCAAGCAGTAGTTATTGAAAATTCAAGAAGTAAAGCGCTTTCTTGAACATTCGTGGTTATTTTATGTTCCCTATTTATATTTCCTATAATTTCCTATGATTTCGTCTTATTTGTATATGCTTTACGCGTTATACATCACACCAATACGCTCAGACCCATAAATGACAGGAAATAAGCCAAACTATTGGAAAATTGCAATCATGGTTTGCGGCTATATAGCAATTTTCGAGCCAACTACAGGATTCTCTGTATCTTTATCCACGGCGAACAATTCTAGATGATTAgtgtcattgtgtttttatcaaaaaggTATCTTTATACGAAAACACAGCTAGTGGGGAACTGTCATTTCGCCTACATTTTATCGCCACCCTCTccgtgtttggtgagacagctAACACCTCCATTTTGGTGTCAAGAATTTCTTTATGAACAATGGCCCTattaaaggtttaaaacattgaGATTGCGACTTTTCTCTCAAAAAATCTGGGCTGCCGTCAAtcttattttcaaatatttgacatACTTTATATAGAGGGACGAGAACCTGTTATAACGCTTTTAACCGTTACCGCGCGACATTTTTGTTGTTAGTGCATGTTTTTGTGCCTTCTCTCTAACCGCGGCCATGGCCAATTGAAACGGAAGATAATGTGAATAACAACGTACTTGACATGTTTATCATCAAAGTAATATACACGTGAAACCATAGCAACGAGAATAATGATGTCACCAAAAATAAACAGAaatgtaaaagtaaaatctATGACTTCTCTTTGACATTTATGTGGTGTCACGATTGTATTTAGATGAAGGAAAAATGTCCCCAGAGTTTTCTTGCCagttttttctctccaataGAATGGCCTGAAATAACACAAGAGTTGAGGTTTGTGATGGTAATATCTTGaataaaaaaaggtaaaatgtTGGGTTTCATTGTCAGATATCCACATCACGTCGACTTTACACTCATCTGCCACTAAAGATAAGCGCCCGTCTTCTTCCTCAAACCCGTCTAGACAACTAGATATTGGAGGCCATTAAACAGCCATCGTACGTATTAAACTTATCTTGTATCAAACTAACTGATCCGCACTATCTTAGAAGCTAGACTGAAGTAATGATTAATTTAAGAAGTCATGAAACCTTTTGACTTTAAAACGATTTCGATGATATCCCGAATCTGTGCGGTTCTTACCGTTTCAACATATCAAACCTAAAAGTCACGCATTTTAATTAGCAAAGGAGCATCATGAGTCGAGTGCGAAATATACTGACTGGAATGATATCAAAACATCTTGAAGGCATTCTGATAAGAAGCTTATATATGCTTAATAACAAATATCAAATACAGAAATCTCTAATCTATGTCCTCGTCCCTTCTTCATATGGCTTCTcgtcattttgaagatatactCTGATTAAGATAGGTGAATGTCGAGATCCAACTTCCCACGCTATCTTCTTGGTCTTTATTTGTCTCAGTGCTGTTCGACCTCCGTTGATATTTACCTGTCGCGATCAGTTATTTATTTTTCTGTTGCCTTTCGGATGTCTGCGCTATTTCCGACTTTTAATTGCCCGTTGGGTAGAAGGACGCCAAAGTCTGAAAGAGTGAAATTTAAAAGCATGCCAACAACAAAATGACTAATGTATCCCATTGGCGATATTATTGCAGCCCAGCAGTGACCTTTGGAAAGACTCATAGGAATATTTAGTTTCCAACGGAATTCGATAAAACGGGTCGTCATAAAAACAAAAGGGCTTTATGGTAAACCACGCGCTGTAAGACAAAAAGAAAGCATAGCTCTTCGGAGTTTTGACTGAATTGACAAAGATATCGATTTCAAGAAAAAGAGATCCGATATTGAGGTACAATAAAGCGGATGGAGTAAATACTTGGAGGGACCGAGAAAAGTTTCACCTTAGAAATGTCCAAGGATAGAATGCTCGGGGAATAAAGGATTCTATCATACGCTTTTTATCTCTGAGGTGCATGTATTGATAGTCATGGCCTCTTTTAAATCATAGACCATAATCCGTCAAGACACAGCAGCTTTACAGCACGTTTTTTGGAGCCAGGACCACAGGTCAGGGTCAGGTAAGATCATCTCAATATCCAAGCTCCATACTTTTTCTAAGGGGTGAAAGAACCACGAAAGAAATGTGGATAGCTCAGATTCTATTTTGGTTTCTTTGTATTAAAGTCAATGCCTTTCAGGTGCTTCAGATGGATTATTTACATCAAAGACTGTGTCCCCACTTTGTATCTGTTTGATTCTGTACTTCAGTCGAAGGATGCTAGGTGAGCAAAAAGCTTTTTGTGATCGTTTCAAGCCAGGGAATATGATAACACTGCAGAGAACGAATAACTTCCGAGTACTGCGTCTACTGACTTTGCGATTACCCCCTTCGTTTTTGTTTCATTACCTGAAAAATACTTTCAAGAACATTTACCGCGTCCCTGAGTAGAAACCGACGTAGCTTGCATTCGCGCGTATTCTGTGTAACAAATCTACGCCTTCAGCGTTGTATTGACATTTTCCCAAGACTGAGTTGATTGCTCTGTTGTGATGTCAAACAACCACGAGCTAGTTCTCTGAATCAATTAGTCCGCAATATAATCGAAGCAATGTTCTCGGAACGCCTAtaccattgttcgagctcctgatcacgatgtcgaacaatggtaCAGGCGCTTttgtggacgtttcgggggcgtTGCAAAAAATCTCCCTATTGTATAGAAAGCCGAGACATAAAAAAACCCGTTGCATATGATATAATCTGGGGCACCATACGCAATCCACGCCACATGTCCATCATTCTAACCACATGATCCATTTTCTACTACGATAATGAGATCACGGCATCCACAGCGCGGTGACCTTTATCCAGTTTGCTAATCACGCCGAAGCCACTCCATACCTGTTATTACCAACGTAAGCAAACACCCAGCGCCGTCAATGAGCTACTCGGTCTTTGGTGCAATCTCCGAGAAGCTCAGCGAAATCGATTGCTAATAAGATTGGTAGACCTTGGGACTTTTTGTTTAGCTTGCAACGAGAAAGgatctttgatattttttttactCTGCATTCTTTTTTCTGATGCGTTTCCTACATCCTACGCCCAAAACCAAAAGCCTTGATAGCAAGCTTAAAACCGGGTAATAACCGAATCGAGGCCTTATGTCTCTTCAGTTGTGCACCTTTATCCGCCCAAAATAAAAGGTAGAACCGTTTTTCGATGCGGACTGAGATTTCTTTCACAATTGTATGTGTGTTGAGCTTGTGTGATGAATCCTCACCCCGTTTGCTGATATTAACTTGCTTACGTTACTCCCGAAGTAACCTTACCACCACAGCACCCTCGGCGAGACGCCCGATCTATCTTTACCCAGATGATTGAACAAGACCCAGAGTAATTAATTACACTGCCGCAAGGAAGGAACGGAATTAATTCAATTATTACCTTGGCATGCCGAACAAAAAAAGGGTGACATTCGACTTCGTTGGGATGTGGTTGTGTCATTATACCATCTGCTTTTAACTTGATCGAACTGATAAGGAATAGTTCGCATTTATTTCACAATTTCAATCTCAGTTGGTTTATGAGGCCAAGTGCCTAAATCAAACAACGAAAACCAGAAAAGAGAtaattaaaaatgaaattgacattcttATACAGGTATAGCGCAACGCACTGTACAACTGCACTGTCTCAAAATGCATCGAGCCCACGCATCAAGTTATTTTGTCCCTTTACCTTGCCTTTAAAAGAATTCAATCCTCGTCCAATacgcggtctattgtctttaaacaaagcccgctcgcacctcggtctaaattcccattgttcttctCTCGACCCCAATCGACATTGAGCCCCACCAAACAGCTTCCGTGGCGTCACTAGACCTAAACCGGCCAAAGGGCGCGGATGCGGCCTTGGGACCACCAATCGGGCGCTCTACCATTATGCCACCGTGCTTGCATAAGAGAAATTCTAGAAGACAGTGATTTCTCTCATGCAAGGATTATCATTGTCTACACCTATATAAGTGTAGAAATCAACTTTACGCCGAACCATTGTCCTCAGTTATTAATGTTGAGCCAGTCTTCTATCATTAATCAAcacaaatcaatcaaattgtcGACGAAAGAATGGACTGTGAAGGCGGTATACGATCGATGAATAAGAGACTGATTGAGCGCTGGCATGCTTCATTGTTACAAATTGATTAGGAGGATTATTTCTACCTCAGTCACATTAGCACTTTAGTCCGCTTCAACGTTTCTGTGTTGCTCAGTGTAGTAGACATTCTCATGTTGACATTAAAGTCAATCTTTACAGCTCAGGAAGACAGAAATCTTAGACCTTTGTTTGTCTAGTGTACAATCTTATAATCGAAGGGCATGGTCTTTCTTACCATACAAGCACTGAATTACCAAGAGTGTcttgcacatacatgtaggtctgcATGTACAACCTGAAGTAGTTGCAGTCGTGCTTAGACAATGTAACGCATTCTTCAAAAACTTAAATGCGGCAGCATGTCAGTGACATTCAACAGCACTTTTTCATGCTTCTGTCGCCATGCGAGTTTGAAATATTGTACAGATCATGAACACTGATTACGCTCGCTGAATGGCCGGTCCACTCCGATCAAACCATTAAACCTACTCAAGAAATACTCCATATTGACTTTGCCGACTGTAGAGAGACTTCAGTCATCACCTTGCCTTCCTACATAATCAATATTGACTCGCAACAATCACACGTGTAGTTTCTTAACACAGGAAAAGTCCTTCATCCGATAATTTGCTTCACATTGCATCAATAATGGATTAATCATGCAATCAACCATCACCATGTCTTGCGTAAAATGTTCCACAGTATTTCTAACATAACAATTCATTCACAGCGCTGGTTGGAATTCCTTTGTCTTCATCACGACAGGGCCGCTTTAGTACGACTTCATCTAATATTTTTATGCCCAACGTATCAAGAATGTCGCTGTGCGCAGTCTCTATAACTATCCCTCAAGCTAACCCTTTAAACCATTTCATCAAAAAGGAAATAAATCTACGGTCGTTCGGTTGAATTAAGAAAGCACCAAGTGGAGTCATGAGAgcttttcaacaaaaaaattgtCATCGGGTCTTTGAGGTAGCTTTTCGCCTCCCCGCACTTGAGTAATTGAtcaataatcaaaattaaatatTTTGCGAATATCTTGTCTTCTTTCCCATAACTAAAAATATTATAGCGACCCAAATTACGATTTGATATGATTTAAAAGACACATTAGCCATTAACATGACTGCCTCGCCAATAGATTTCAACAGATTCTGGTTTCTCAATGTATCTGAGGGCCTTTTTATATCATCATCtgttacaaaaattaaaaagtacCATGTGGACTCACTTTACGTGGAATTAGGAAGTTGCAGCACCGTGTCATAAAACCCTCACCACCTCGTTTCTGTCGACAGCATTACCCTTGGGCATGTTCAATCTCACCCAGTGTTTGCtattcaaaatgtacatcacTACTATATCAAGTGCATTGGATATCATAGTGAAGGTTGCATGGAAACGAGCCTTTCCCCAGCGGGCGAGCAAGATTGG
Protein-coding regions in this window:
- the LOC135491171 gene encoding beta-1,3-galactosyltransferase 5-like, which gives rise to MINTGRMCSCFPRRGCLVRCGCIMIIPALLFWVFITLPPRPRMTSNGEYILDDYTDESALFVPAPMAPHRVFLVDNRRISNKRYIAPQQQQPQQHVEAETGPPVAKPMTMKQYGVKLDEPGICNGSVFLLVYVHTAPLHHKKRMLIRDTWGNPQNYPNTSVRLVFMLGKTSDKSTQDLVSLESERYRDIVQGDFLDTYRNLTYKAVMALGWVSKYCSHAAFVLKSDDDVLVNMFALIRHLKSMQRHGIGTQGLLLCNGWDNMKVIRTKNSKWYVSESEYRHNRYPSYCAGAAYVQSSDVISAMYRATFEEPFFWIDDLYITGLLAKRLGIKHQKFNSVYVLNPKAFLPRFGKHATLVFGHAPNVNSIRIIWNRLVKTEENSRKRAAVEFKFL